The Ursus arctos isolate Adak ecotype North America unplaced genomic scaffold, UrsArc2.0 scaffold_25, whole genome shotgun sequence DNA segment GGTGGGATCTTCGTAGCTTTTATGATTAGCCTCTGAAGTTACATAGTACCAGTTATGCTCTACACAACTGACTGACACAGCAGCATATCCAGATTTGAGAAAGGAATATGGATCTTCCACCTCTTGGTGGGAGAAATGGCAAAGGATTTATGGCTATGTTGTAAAACTGCCACAGATAATTTTTCTGTGATAATATGGTATTCTTTATACTTGCCTTGTCTGAAGTGTATAGTTGTTACGAACTGAATGTGTCacctcaaaattcatattttgaaatcccAAACCACAATGCAGTGGCATTTgaaggtggggcctctgggataTTATTAGGTTTAAGTGAGGGCATGAGAGCGAGGCCCCCatgatggaattagtgcccttataaaaagaggaagagaaaccagagctCTCTTTCTTTGCCACACGCGGACATGGGGAAAAGTCAGCCATCTGTAAACCACAAAAAGGCCATCACCAGGAACTAAGTCTGctggaaccttgatcttggacttcccagcctccagaaaaaTGATtatctgttgtttcagccaccaGTCAATGGCATTTTATAGCAACTCAAGCTAAGACATAGTGCTTCTAGAAAATGTGGTTTGATGTCTTTGTCAGTTTTGGAACATTCTCAACCACTCTCTCTTCAGATACACTTATGCAATGCTTTGCAGCCCTGATGTCAAAGAAAATGAGGAGTGAGGCCTCTAAGAATGTCACACTATGGTTTTCCAAAGTCTATTCTTAAAGCCAGGAAGCAGGAAAATAAGTCATAATCATTCATCCTTGAAACAGAGTTTGGACTTAACTATCCTAGAGATGCTCCCCTTCTTTACCCCAACTCCTCCTCCCAAAGGCTTCTTCTCTGATCTCCAAGAGGAAAAGGTCAGCCTGGCTTCCTTATACCAACACCTCTCTGTAAGGTTTGGCCAATGAAAATTCTATCCTGCCACCAGTTTTGAACCAGTAGCAAACACTGGATGTCAATTCTCCCACAGTGATTAAAGAAAAAACCAGTAACCTAGTATTTGTTCAACTTTAAATTTCATCCATGGCTTAAagtgttaagtaaaaaaaaatctagaagaaaatacaaattttaacaGAGGGgatgctttttactttttgtgttgTATACTTCTAATTGAATCTTCTATAATAGGCATGTGTTACATtagtaaaattaatgaaaacataacGTATTAAAAATGTTACCTAAAATGAGTCATTAATACCCACGACATAAATTTAACATTATCGAGGGGGCAATGGATTCACATATGATTCTTAAACACCAGAATCTGACCTTGATTTTCTCATGTCAATAATAGACCAATGCATTACAATTTAGGGGAAGCTATATTCTGGATACCTCCAAGATGCTTACAGAAAAAGGTTAGAATTTGTTTCCAAGCATCTTCCTGAGCCCTAGAATGAGCCCTGGGCTCCCCACCCCAGATTACAGGTTTGTTCAGTATTTTCGGCACAGAAGCTGGGCATAGGGGGAAGTAAGGAGGCTCAATATAATGCCCAGTCCCAGGATAAGAGATGATCTGGGGTTTTTCCTTTCCATGGGCCTGTAACCGTTGAGAGGCTATTTGGGCATATAACTCACTCCTCCAGTTATGGTCATCCTGACCAACGATGAAGAGGATGGGTCCCTGGGCCTTCTCTATTGGAATCATGCTGGGGTTCTCATGCCCTCCTACAATATCATTCCATGCATCCACAACATCCAGGAAGCCTGAGAAAGCTACCTTGATTCTCCTAAGATCATGGCCCAATGATGGGATGCACGTCTGCTTGTAGTGTATGGGACACTTTCCACTGAACCCAGATCCATTGATGGAAACTGTGGCTGAGATGTTCTTCAAAAATGAGGCcatggaaagacaaatatcagcTCCTAAGGAAATGCCCAGAAGTCCAATGCCTGGGCCCTTTACCTAGAAGACAAGAAGACAGAGGAGTCAAGAACGTATCTCATAGAAAAATGTTCTATGATGATGGCAGTATTTTTCAACAACATCAATTCAGTTAGTGAGGGTTGATACTTTGGGTCTGAGTTAAGctgagggtagagggaaaatggGGGCTGGGAAGTAGCTGTCCCTTTAGAGgctgacagaaaaaaaagaaaatggagctcctggttggcttagttggtagCACACATGAGTCCTAATTTTAGGATTGTGATTTCGAGCCCGACACTGGgcagagattagttaaaaaaaaaataaaggttattacctattaaaacatgtttttaaacataactAGAGGTGCTAACTTTAATTTGTGAGTTGGCCACAGAGTATCAACCTCAGCCCTCAAAGAGTTTCTATCCACATAAAAAATATCTGGGTGAACACATGACAAACAAATTGTAAACTCACTGGCAAGTCTGGGTCTTGATTACAAATGTTCCAGACTATCATCCACTAGAGAATGCTGAGTCATGGAGCCTGTCAAGTTCAGGTCCTCATTCAGGTGGGCATGATCTAAGTCTCAGTGTGCCgggtcccctgggtggcacagcggttgagcgtctgccttcggctcagggcttgatcccggtgttatgggatcgggccccacatcaggctcctccgttatgagcctgcttcttcctctcccactccccctgcttgtgttccctctctcgctggctgtctctatctctgtcaaataaataaataaaatctttaaaaaaaaaataagtctcagTGTGCCAAGGTACCTAACTGTGTGGAACCAAGTTCTGTTCTAAGCGAGTGACTCATCAGACCCCATCTACATACCCTGGCAAATGATTAACTTTATAGAAACAGCGTAAGACTTCAGAGTCAAATTAAGTAGTTCTTAGCTTCTGAAATACGTGGGCAAGTTCTGATCAAAATCTGAGAACACACTGATACcagaaattaaagattaaaaaatcaaaataaaaagagtctgaacagaaaagtaaacaacaaaactaaaagacaagctaaggaatgggaaaagatatttgcaaatgatatatctgataaagggttagtatccaaaatttagaaagaatttataaaactcaacgcccaaggcacctgggaggttcagtgggttaagtgtccaactcttggtttcggctcaggtcatgatcttagggtcctgggattgagccctgccttgggctccctgctcaaggggagtctgctcctcactctccctctgctcctccccctgctcatattcattcttctgtgcactctctcccgaattttttttttaaaaatcttaaataaaagatgttcaacatcactcatcatcagggaaatgcaaatcataagTACAAtgagataggggtgcctgggtggcacagcggttaagcatctgccttcggatcagggcgtgatcccggcgttatgggattgagccccacatcaggctcctcctctatgagcctgcttcttcctctcccactccccctgcttgtgttccctctctcgatggctgtctctatctctgttgaataaataaataaaatctttaaaaaaaattgtttaaaaaaagtacaatgagatagtacctcacacccatcagaatggctaaaatcaacaacacaagaaacaagtgttggtgaggaagtgAAGAAAAACGAACACtcatgaactgttggtgggaatgcaaactgacgcagccactgtggaaaacagtatggagcttcctcaaaaggttaaaaatagaactaccctacaatcagtaatcacactattggctatttacccccaaaatacaaaacactaattcaaagggatacatgcacccctatgtttattgcaccattgtttacaatagcaaaattatggaagcaacctaagtgtgcatcaatagatgaatgaataaagatgtgacatgtgtgtatacacacacacacacacacacacacacacggaatattattcagggataaaaaagaatgacatcttgccatttgcaacaagatggatagaactagagaggataggctaagtgaaattaaagaaagacaaatgccatgatttcactcatatgtggaatttaagaaacagaacaaatgaagaaaggaaaagaaaaaaaaagaaatcaagaaacagactcttaactatagagaataaactgatggttaccagaggggaggttaatagggggatggattaaataggtgatgggtttAAGGAATGCACTTATGAGGAGCTGCTCAGTccctgtattgtacacctgaaactaatataacactgtatgttaactattctggaattaaaataaaaaacttaattaaaaaaacgcatgtaggggcgcttgggtggctccattggttaagcgtctgccttgggctctggtaaggatctcacagtcctgggatgtagctggttccctgctcagcggggagtctgcttctccctctccctctacctcttccctctgctcatgctctctctctcaaatgaataaaccaatctggaaaaaaataaaagcatatagaACTAACAAATTAGAAACTCATTTTGCATAACAAATGCAAATTCCTGAATAATTCCTTTAAATAAAACCTCACATGGATTTTTACGATTAATTCTGCCTTACTAAGCCATCTGACAGAGAAAGTGTAAATAGGCACCTAAAGCCAAGGAAGGCTCCAAAAGAAATCTCTGTGAAAGAAGAATCGCAGCATCCAGGCACCTGGCACCGGTGAGTGCAAAGTGACACCCTCTCTGGATGTATTTCTAGAGAGAATGATATAATAAAGGACATTAGGAGAACCTCTGAGTGTTGAAGCATGTAGCACAGGGCTTCTTCAAAGTAGTCCAGGTGTATGCTGTTAATTTCCTTGGGGAGATCTTCAAAGTCATAATAAGCTAGAGCCAAAGTGGCAAAGCCATGACCTGCCAAAAGGCTGGCTCGATATTCCATAAGGCCCCCTCCAAATCCACAGATGTCAATGATCCCCGGGAAAGGTCCAGGTCCTAGAGAAAACAATATAAAGGAAAGGCATTATACAATTTAAACAATTTGCGTTCCTTTTAGAGATCTTTCTATTTAGTGGGTTCCTATGAATCAAACGGGGAAAAAAAACAGCTCCCTGAGTTACTAGGCAAAAGTAATACAAGTACCTTGAAAGGAAAACCTACAAGGTACCTTCTCATTGAAGAGTTTATCCTCCATACGATTCTTTAAGTTATCTACAAGGTTCTAAGAAGCTTTCGTTACCACGGAGAGTAACAAAGTCTTTCATTAATGACTACATCATGGAAAGAGGAATTTCAtggttgttgttggtttgtttgttttttttaagattttatttatttatttctaagagacaaccagccagagagggaacagaagcagggggagtgggagaggaagaagcaggcttccagcggaggagcctgatgtggggctcgatcccataacgccgggatcaggccctgagccgaaggcagacgcttaaggactgtgctacccaggcgccccgttgttggtttttttttaagattttatttatttatttgacagagagacagccagcgagagagagaacacaagcaggggcagtgggagaggaagaagcaggctcccagcagaggagcctgatgtggggctcaatcccaggaccctgggatcacgccctgagcccaaggtagacgcttaacgactgagccacccaggcgccccaggaatttcATGTTTTTGATTTGATTCATAGTGTTCTGTTAGGGGATTGGACATAAAATTAATCTTGAAACAATGCTTTATGTTGTGTGGCATTTACCcttggctttgtgtgtgtgtctactgATATTTCAGATGTCTAtttagagagaggaaagaaaaatatccagaGATGACTTCAGGTGAGAAAGTCAGTGGAGTCTAAAGTGTCATCTGTGGTACATATGGGGCATGAAGAAGTGGAGAAGAGGCCCAGTGTACCCACAGCACTACGGAAGGGTGATACTCCAATAGCTTCCTTGATGGATAGGGCTGATGAGATCTATAGAGTAGTTCTTAGTGACAAATcagaccacatacctatccatcCTGACCCtcacttgtggttttttttttaatctgcagaATAACAGTACTCACTTCATTGAGATATTATAGcgattaaatgacataatgcaAGCAAAACGCATAACACAGAACCCAACACGTCAAAATACTCCATTTTGGTTGGCCACTGGCTTAGTCATTGTCACCTTCTCCCTCCTTACAGAGGAGCTGAACTCCACCTGCAGCAGTACCGGAAACCTCTGACCGCCACCGCCCCCAGCCGCGCGCCCCCGTAACCCCCCACACTCACCTGGGGGCAGGAAGAGCGTGGCGCGCACCCGGCCCGCGCGCACCGGCTCCCGCCGCACCCCGGGCCGCAGGAAGTCGCGCTCGTGCACCGCCCGGCCCAGGAGATGCCCGGCGTCGGGCTCGTGGCCGTCGAGCACCTCCAGCTCCACGGCGAAGGGCTTCTGAACGTCCAGCTTCACAAACCGCCAGAGAGGCTTATCCGGCTCCAGGGCCCAGAGCAGCCCCATGGGCTCGACCCCCACGAAGCTGCCGCCCAGCGCGGGCGCGCGCTCCAGGTCCAGGAGGCCGTCGGCGTCGGCTTGGTACCGCGCGTGGGCCCGGAAGAGCGCGCCCTTCTCGTCGCGCAGGGAGGCGCGCAGCGTGACGGGCTGTCCCGGCGCCAGGCCCCGCACGGCGATGCGCACGGGCTCGTCCCAGCGGCAGCGGCCCGCGGGCTGCAGGATCACCGTCAGTATCCCGGCTGCGCGCCGCTGCCTTCTGGACCTGGAGCGGGGAAGCCGGAGGTCGCCACCGGCTGAAGTGCGGTCCAGGCGGGGGAGAGCGCTTCGCAGGCCCGACGGGGTCAGGCGTCCCCTGGCGCAGGAACAGTGGGTGGCGGAGCCGCGTCAGGAGGCGTCTGGGCGTTTCAGACCCGTGGCCTGCGCACCTGGGACCGGCCCGAGGTAAAAGCAGCAGGTCGTTCTCCCAGTCCTGGCGGGGCGCGCGGGGCGTTCAGAAAACGGGCTGTGGTGCGGAACCCGCCTCCGGCACGCTTGTCTCCCTCAGGCCAGCCTCAGTTCTTGGAGTGAAAGTTGGGTAATGGATTCGTGGTGAAATCAGAACTGAGTGAGTTTAGGCAAAATTCCTAGAATTCCAGCCCCTCCCTGAAAAgggcaactttttttcttttttaaacttttagtgAACTATACATAAAAAAGCGCGCAACCCCGAATTGTACAGTCCAGTGAATTTTTACAACCGGATCATACCTGTGTAACCAAGCACGGGAATCCAGAAACCTCATTACCAGCACTCCCGCAGCCACCCTTATTCCTGCTCCAGGCACTTCCCCTGTCCCCAAAGGTACTCTAACCTATTCCAACAAAATGAGCTATTTTATGGAAGTGAATCCTTCGCTGTGTCGTCTCTAGTGTCTTTCTGCTTTCGCTCAACATTGTTTGTGAGATTCACGTATATTGTTGGGTGTAGTGGTAGATCACTTATTATCACTGCTAAGTGGTGTTCCATTTTGTGATAGGACAAGTGTTTGTCAACGTTACTACCAATGGGCTTTTGATCGTTCTCAGATTGGGACTATAGTGCTATGAACATTCAGGAAGCTGTGTTTtgatgaacattcatgtgcattTCCGTGGGGTATATACCTGAGTGGAATTGCTGTATGATAGGGAATGCATGTGTTCAGCCTTAGTAGATGCTAAAAGTCAACCTTTTGAACGTGACCCCAGGAGCAGTATGGATATAATGTTCAGAGATGCCcagcattttatttatacatacaaCAGTAATAGCTACTCTTTATCAATGCCCAGGTGCTTTACATACAAAATTCAACATGTTCACAAAACACTGggagtatttttcaaatatcgCTGAGATGGAACTTGAGGCTTGGGGAATAGTAAGCCACTGAAGTTACCTAAGAAGTGACAGAGCCTTCACTAACTCCAAATGTGGAACTCAAAAGGTGATTAGCAGCATTGTGGTGAGGTGTAATCAGAGGTCCAGCTCCGACTTTATTAACTAATTCAGTAGCCTTCAacaagttttttatttctctgggtcTCAGAGTTGTTGTGTGTAACATGGTAAAAGTCTCTGATAGAGGATGAGACGTGATAGCATATATGAAAGTCTTAGAGTCTGTGAAGGAAAACGTAATGTTGATTTCTTAATCGCCAGAGACTGAACCCATGTGTTTCATTTCTCATGGTCTTCCAGATAATTGCCATAGGTTTGCatattgcttttttaaacatacatatatttgtgtataagataaataaataaataagaaaaatgttgaggtccctcaaaaagttaaaaatagagctaccctatgatccagcaattgctgtactgggtatttaccccaaagatacaggcatagtgaagagaagggccatatgcaccccagtgttcatagcagcattttccacaatagctacattgtggaaggagtcgagatgcccttcaacagatgaatggattacgaagatgtggtccatatataaaatggaatattactcagccatcagaaggaacgattacccaacatttgcagcaacatggacaggactgtaggagattatgctaagtgaaataagtcaaacagagaaagacaattatcatatggtttcactcatttctggaacataagaaatagcagggagatcggtaggagaaggaagggaagaatgaagggggggtaaacagaagggggaatgaaccacgacagactatggactctgggaaacaaactgagggtttcataggggaggggggtgggggaatgggctgggccagtgatgggtattaaggagggcacgtattgcatggagcactgtgtgttatacgaaaacaatgagtcatggaacactacatcaaaaactaaggatgtactgtacggtgactaacataacataataaaaaaaatttttaaatcctttctttatcactatattttgccaatttaataaCAATATCtcttggtgtgggtctgcttttgttgattttgatgggagttctctgtgcctcctgtttctggatatctgtttccttccccagattagggaggttttcagccattatttcttcaaatacgttttctgccctctttcctctctcttcttctgagactcctataatacgaatgttattatgtttgatggagtcactgagttccctaagtctattctccttttgcataattcttttttctctcttttgttcagcctGGTTACTTTGCATTACTCTGTCTCCTtaggtcactaatttgttcctttgcttcttccatcctgctgttcattccaattgtgtttctcattttgcttATTGAGACCTTTATCTCTGCTCTGTTAtgccttatctctgtgttaagggtctcactcatgtcttccactcttttctcaagtccagtgagtatccttatgatcattgctttaaattctctatcaggcatgttacttctGTCCATTTCACGTAGATCTCTGGccgtggccttgtcctgttctttcatttgggatacatctctgtgtctgtttctctccgTTAAGAAAGTCAGCTGTGTGTTTTgttcttgaaagtagtgactttatgaagagGAGGTCCTGGAGTGCCCTGCAGGGCAGGGTCCCCGGTTCAGCAGAACCTGCCACTTTTGCCCTGCTGTGTGTTGCTTTTGccctgctgttgtgtctgagtcacttttcctttcagtgtaaTCATCTGCCCTGACTCTCTGCCTGTTTGGAGCTGTGCTTACTCTGTGTAGTGTTGGTGGGACTCAGGCAGGCCAGTCTGGAGGGGGCGTGCCCACCAGGGAACTCGAGAGCGGGAGGAGGTGGTAGCAACGTTTGTGCTGGGCCACTAGTCCAATGGAAGATCCTTGAAGTGCTGTGAAGCGCTGCTGTGGCTAGGGCCCAGGCGTGTGTGT contains these protein-coding regions:
- the LOC130544778 gene encoding peroxisomal succinyl-coenzyme A thioesterase-like; this encodes MGLLWALEPDKPLWRFVKLDVQKPFAVELEVLDGHEPDAGHLLGRAVHERDFLRPGVRREPVRAGRVRATLFLPPGPGPFPGIIDICGFGGGLMEYRASLLAGHGFATLALAYYDFEDLPKEINSIHLDYFEEALCYMLQHSEVKGPGIGLLGISLGADICLSMASFLKNISATVSINGSGFSGKCPIHYKQTCIPSLGHDLRRIKVAFSGFLDVVDAWNDIVGGHENPSMIPIEKAQGPILFIVGQDDHNWRSELYAQIASQRLQAHGKEKPQIISYPGTGHYIEPPYFPLCPASVPKILNKPVIWGGEPRAHSRAQEDAWKQILTFFCKHLGGIQNIASPKL